Below is a window of Longimicrobium terrae DNA.
GGCGGTGCGGTTGACTTCGTTGATGATGACGCGCGCGTTGGCGAGCGGCGTCCCGGCGGTGTCGCGCACCACGCCCGTGATGGGCGGCGCGACCTCGGGATCGGCGGCCGCGTGGGCGGCGCCGGACAGAACGAGCAGAGCGGACAGCGCCAGCAGGGCGCCGCGCCCGAATCGGTGCGACATGGATGGAGACTCCTGAATCCGGTTGCGTGCGCACGCGGGCCGGCCTCCCGTGCGGGAGCCGTCCGGCCGGTGCGGATTGCGAATGCCGCGCGAGGGCGGCGTTGGATCAGGAGAGGACGGGCGGGGCGCGCGCGCGTGCGTCGCGGGCCAGCCGCGGCGCGGGGAACGTGGGCGCGGGAGTGAGTTCCACGCGTTCGCCGGCTTCGGAGACAGGAATCTCCGGGCCGTCCGCCGCCATGGCGGCGGAACCGAACGCGTGGCAGAGTACGCAGTGCTGGTCGTCGTGCGGCGGAGCGTTCTGGTCCTTCCGCTCGCCCGGCGCCGTATCGCGGGCGGACCGCTCCACGGCGGCGCCCAGGCTCCACGCATGCAGCGAGGGAAGCGCGGCGGCACCCAGCAGGTGCAGCAGCACTCCCAGCAGCGCCGAAAGACGGCGCGCACGCGAGAAGGAGCCAGACGGTCGATTCATGGACTACCGGCTACACCATTCTCAGGTGGCCGGTTCCCCGTCCGCGCAGTACGAGCGCAGCCGGGCCAGGTTGGCGAGGTCCATCGAAACCATGTCCTTGGGGTCGTCGCCCTTGGGCGTTTCCAGAACCTTGGGCACGTGCACGAAGCGCGCGTCCGTCATCAGCCGGCGGAACGGCGCCTCGCCCAGCGAGCCCTCGCCGATCCCCGCGTGGCGGTCCTTGCGGCTGGCGAACGGCGTGGCGGAATCGTTCAGATGAAAGAGGTGGATGCGGTCGAGTCCCACCGTGTCGCCCAGGTGGTTGATCACCCCGTCGTAGTCGCCGCGAAGGTCGTATCCCGCGGCAAAGATGTGGCAGGTGTCCACGCAGACGGCGACGCGCCCGCGGATCTCCGGGCGCACGCGGGCAATCATCTCCGCCAGCTCCTCGAAGCGCGAGCCGATCACCTTGCCGGACCCGGCGGTCGTTTCCAGCAGCACGGTGACGGATCCGCCGGCTTCCTCCAGCGCGCGCTCGATCAGTTCCGCGTTCTGCGCCAGGCCGCGCGGCAGGTCGCCGTCCGTGGCGTTGCCGGGGTGCGTGACCAGCGCGTGCAGCCCCAGCCGCTCCGCGCGGCGCAGTTCGCCCACGAAGGCGGCGTAGCTGCGGTCGCGAAGGACGGGGTCCGCCGTGGCCAGGTTGATGAGGTACGAGTCGTGGGCGTTGGCGAACACCACGCCGTGCTCGCCCACGCCGGCGCGGAACGACGAGCACTCGTCGTCCACCACCTCCACCTCGGCCCAGCGGTTGGGCTGCTTGGTGAACACCTGGATGGCGGTGGCGCCGATGGCGGCGGCGCGGGCGGGGGCGTTGCGGCACCCTCCCGCGGTACTGACGTGGGCTCCCAGCAGCACGGCTTTTCGCGGTCTCGGATGGGGATGAACGGATCGGCCGCCAAGGTAGACGGGGTGCGCGGGGGTGTCAACGCGGGCGCGCGGATGGTATCTTTGCGGCCCGGCGAAGCACCGTTCCGCCGGGCCCGACCCTGACCTGATCGTTTTTGACGGAGGATAGATGTTCCATCCCTGGCACGAGCTGGAGCCCGGCCCCGACGCGCCCGACCGCATGCACGTGGTGGTGGAGATTCCCCGCGGCAGCCGCAACAAATATGAGCTGGACAAGAACACCGGGATGTTCAAGCTGGACCGGCTGCTGTACAGCTCGGTGCACTATCCCGGCGACTACGGCTTTTTTCCGCAGACGTACGCGCAGGACGACGACCCGCTCGACGCCATCGTCATGACGACGGTGCCCACCTTTCCCGGGTGCATCATCGAGGTGCGTCCCATCGGCATCTTCCGGATGACCGACAAGGACGAGATGGACGAGAAGGTGCTCTGCGTCCCCGCGCGCGACCCGCTGTACGACGGGTACGCGGCGCTTACGGACGTGGCGCCGCACTTTCTGCGCGAGGTGGAGCACTTCTTCAGCGTGTACAAGGACCTGGAAGGCGGCCGCGTACATCCCATGGGATGGGAGGACGAGGCCTCCGCCCGCGCTGTGATCGTGGAGTGCATGGCGCGCTACGCCGTCAAGCGCCAGGCGGAGAACCTGGGCCGCATCGCCCAGCAGTCCGCTTCCGAGCGCGCCGGCCACGAGCTGTAGGAACAGGTCTCACACAGAGCCGCAGAGGCACAGAGAGAACGGAACGGGGCGTCCACGCGGGCGCCCCTTCTGCATTCTGCCGGCTCCGCAGTGTCCGGTTGAACAGGGCGCGGTGGATCTGTAGCTCATTTGCTCAGAGCGCACCAAGAGCAGATCCTTGGTCGGCTCCGGGATGACATGCTGTTGCGGGGAAGCCAGTTACCACGCCCAGCCATGTCATCCTGAGGAAGCGGGAGCCGCCCTCTCCACCGCGCCAAGGCCAT
It encodes the following:
- a CDS encoding DUF2946 family protein produces the protein MNRPSGSFSRARRLSALLGVLLHLLGAAALPSLHAWSLGAAVERSARDTAPGERKDQNAPPHDDQHCVLCHAFGSAAMAADGPEIPVSEAGERVELTPAPTFPAPRLARDARARAPPVLS
- a CDS encoding inorganic diphosphatase produces the protein MFHPWHELEPGPDAPDRMHVVVEIPRGSRNKYELDKNTGMFKLDRLLYSSVHYPGDYGFFPQTYAQDDDPLDAIVMTTVPTFPGCIIEVRPIGIFRMTDKDEMDEKVLCVPARDPLYDGYAALTDVAPHFLREVEHFFSVYKDLEGGRVHPMGWEDEASARAVIVECMARYAVKRQAENLGRIAQQSASERAGHEL
- a CDS encoding deoxyribonuclease IV, which codes for MLLGAHVSTAGGCRNAPARAAAIGATAIQVFTKQPNRWAEVEVVDDECSSFRAGVGEHGVVFANAHDSYLINLATADPVLRDRSYAAFVGELRRAERLGLHALVTHPGNATDGDLPRGLAQNAELIERALEEAGGSVTVLLETTAGSGKVIGSRFEELAEMIARVRPEIRGRVAVCVDTCHIFAAGYDLRGDYDGVINHLGDTVGLDRIHLFHLNDSATPFASRKDRHAGIGEGSLGEAPFRRLMTDARFVHVPKVLETPKGDDPKDMVSMDLANLARLRSYCADGEPAT